One window of the Staphylococcus equorum genome contains the following:
- a CDS encoding lysophospholipid acyltransferase family protein: MYKFISGLLNIIITKLSKSLEVQGKENIPQLHRYVVTCTHESYNEVIMLATAIYPNQTHYMAKKELFNNKWFGKFLTSLNAFPVDRENPGPSTLKKPVKLLKENKTVGIFPTGHRMKYDEGSPMKRGAVTIALMAQAPILPAAYVGPKEIKGLVTGKAIVKFGEPIETKHLPKNMKRNEKLEYLTKELESRTTQLQNELNDYVNHK, translated from the coding sequence ATGTATAAATTCATTAGCGGTTTGTTAAATATAATTATTACTAAGCTAAGTAAATCATTAGAAGTGCAAGGTAAAGAAAATATACCTCAACTTCACAGATATGTAGTGACTTGTACGCATGAAAGCTATAATGAAGTTATCATGTTAGCTACTGCGATTTACCCAAATCAAACACATTACATGGCGAAAAAAGAGTTATTCAATAATAAATGGTTTGGTAAGTTTTTAACTTCTTTAAATGCTTTTCCTGTAGATAGAGAAAATCCAGGACCTAGCACATTGAAAAAACCGGTTAAATTATTAAAAGAAAATAAAACAGTAGGAATATTCCCAACTGGTCATCGCATGAAGTATGATGAGGGATCACCTATGAAACGTGGCGCAGTAACTATTGCTTTGATGGCCCAAGCTCCTATTTTACCAGCTGCATATGTAGGACCTAAAGAAATTAAAGGACTTGTTACGGGTAAAGCGATTGTTAAATTTGGGGAACCTATCGAAACGAAGCATTTACCAAAAAACATGAAGCGCAATGAAAAATTAGAATATTTAACAAAAGAATTAGAAAGCAGAACGACACAATTACAAAATGAATTAAATGATTATGTGAATCATAAATAG
- a CDS encoding S1C family serine protease — protein MSDFNNDHNSNETQNPRQPQQPEQAHNKRSKNKTKFPWFKTIIVALVAGIIGALLVLGIGKIMESTGLNDNGSSVQEASNSSNGGNTLDGKSEKYDSVNQMINDVSPAIVGVINMQKAQNLDSLLKGDSSKSEEAGVGSGVIYQKNNGSAYIVTNNHVIDGANEIKVQLHNSKQVDAKLVGKDALTDIAVLKINDTKGTKAIDFANSSKVNTGDSVFAMGNPLGLEFANSVTSGIISASERTIDTKTSAGTNKVNVLQTDAAINPGNSGGALVDINGNLVGINSMKIASEQVEGIGFAIPSNEVKVTIKELVENGEIERPSIGISLLNVSEIPEQYKEELNTKRNDGVYIAKVHADNELKEGDIITAIDDKKVKEDADLRSYLYENKKPGDSVEMTIERNGKEQTVEVPLKEQKSTSSESSEKENESPAPFN, from the coding sequence ATGTCAGATTTTAATAACGATCATAACTCTAATGAAACACAAAACCCTCGGCAGCCGCAACAACCGGAACAAGCTCACAATAAAAGGTCAAAAAACAAAACCAAATTCCCATGGTTTAAAACGATAATTGTGGCCTTAGTTGCCGGTATTATAGGCGCACTTTTGGTATTAGGTATTGGGAAAATCATGGAAAGCACAGGCTTAAATGATAACGGTTCTTCCGTTCAAGAAGCTTCTAATAGTAGTAATGGTGGCAATACACTCGATGGAAAAAGTGAAAAATATGATTCTGTGAACCAAATGATTAACGATGTCTCCCCTGCTATTGTAGGTGTTATTAATATGCAAAAAGCTCAAAATTTAGATAGTTTGCTAAAAGGTGATTCTTCTAAATCAGAAGAAGCTGGTGTTGGATCAGGTGTCATTTATCAAAAAAATAATGGTTCTGCATATATCGTAACGAATAATCACGTTATCGATGGTGCGAATGAAATCAAGGTACAATTGCACAATTCTAAACAAGTCGATGCGAAATTAGTAGGCAAAGATGCCTTAACTGATATAGCAGTACTAAAAATCAATGATACGAAAGGCACTAAAGCAATTGACTTTGCCAACTCTTCAAAAGTAAATACAGGAGATAGTGTTTTTGCAATGGGTAATCCCCTAGGTCTAGAATTTGCTAACTCAGTGACTTCAGGCATTATTTCTGCTAGCGAACGTACAATTGATACGAAAACATCTGCTGGTACGAATAAAGTAAACGTATTGCAAACAGATGCGGCAATCAATCCTGGTAATTCCGGTGGTGCACTCGTAGATATTAATGGTAATCTCGTAGGTATTAACTCAATGAAGATTGCAAGTGAACAAGTTGAAGGTATTGGCTTTGCAATCCCAAGTAATGAAGTTAAAGTTACCATTAAAGAACTTGTAGAAAATGGCGAGATTGAGCGCCCTTCCATTGGTATTAGTTTACTTAATGTAAGTGAGATACCAGAACAATATAAAGAAGAACTGAATACAAAACGCAATGATGGTGTCTATATTGCCAAAGTTCATGCTGATAACGAGCTTAAAGAAGGTGATATCATCACTGCGATAGATGATAAAAAAGTCAAAGAAGATGCTGACTTACGCTCTTATTTATATGAAAATAAAAAACCTGGTGATTCAGTAGAAATGACTATTGAAAGAAATGGTAAGGAGCAAACAGTGGAAGTACCATTAAAAGAACAAAAATCAACATCTTCAGAGTCATCTGAAAAAGAAAATGAAAGTCCTGCACCATTTAATTAA
- a CDS encoding transglycosylase domain-containing protein — protein MENQTHENNVHNHLHNSKFSKFEIIYKKLKHLFIGLFAIFACTFIILLAISVFYFQSLTDESVNMSDNELRTKLLSIAGNQDINYNNKHILAEYNKSTNSLIVGPKHVNSNVIKALTSSEDSLFFYHNGILPKAIIRAVGQDIFNTEAATGGSTITQQLVKNQLLTNEKTYNRKANELILSMRTEKILTKDEIIYTYLNIVPFGRDYNGSDITGIASASYSLFGKAATNLNIAESAYLIGLLQSPYYYTPYDTDGSLKSDAQIQIGLDRQHYVLKRMLVEGEITAYDFKKAEKYDIKQHLMTK, from the coding sequence ATGGAAAATCAAACACATGAAAATAATGTTCACAATCATTTACATAACTCTAAATTCTCTAAATTTGAAATTATCTATAAAAAATTAAAGCATCTTTTCATTGGCTTGTTTGCAATTTTCGCATGTACCTTTATTATTTTATTGGCCATATCAGTATTTTACTTCCAAAGTTTGACTGATGAATCTGTAAACATGTCAGATAATGAATTACGTACAAAATTGCTGAGCATTGCTGGTAACCAAGATATAAATTATAACAATAAGCATATTTTAGCAGAATACAATAAATCGACAAATTCACTCATTGTAGGACCTAAACATGTAAATAGCAACGTGATAAAGGCATTGACTTCTTCAGAAGACAGCTTATTTTTCTATCATAATGGTATTTTACCAAAAGCTATCATTCGAGCAGTTGGGCAAGATATATTTAATACAGAAGCTGCAACTGGAGGTAGTACCATCACCCAGCAACTCGTAAAAAATCAACTACTGACAAATGAAAAAACATATAATCGCAAAGCTAATGAACTTATCTTATCTATGCGAACTGAAAAGATTTTAACCAAAGATGAAATTATCTATACTTATTTGAATATCGTGCCTTTTGGACGTGATTATAATGGTTCTGATATCACAGGTATCGCTTCAGCATCTTATAGTTTATTTGGAAAAGCCGCTACAAACTTAAATATTGCTGAATCAGCCTATCTGATTGGACTTTTACAAAGCCCTTATTATTATACCCCTTATGACACGGATGGTTCACTCAAATCTGACGCTCAGATACAGATTGGTTTGGATCGCCAACACTATGTGCTCAAACGGATGTTGGTTGAAGGTGAAATTACTGCTTATGATTTTAAAAAGGCTGAAAAATACGATATCAAACAACATTTAATGACAAAATAA
- the acsA gene encoding acetate--CoA ligase yields the protein MKVEVYKGENGNFNLKDYEKEYANFDWKEIEKAFSWSETGKINMAHECIDRHVDEGNGEKVALHYKDDKRKESYTFEEMKSNSNKAANVLKDKANIEKGDRVFVFMPRTPELYFALFGILKIGAIVGPLFEAFMEKAVADRLENSEAKVIVTTNALLPRIPKDKLPHLETIVVVDEEVESEYVDFNSELKNASDQFETEWLNLDDGLILHYTSGSTGQPKGVLHAQKAMLVHYISGKYVLDFKEDDVYWCTADPGWVTGTSYGIFSPWLNGVTNCIVGGRFSPEAWYGMIEEYKVTIWYTAPTALRMLMSAGDDVIDKYDLSSLKSILSVGEPLNPEVIKWSKDVFGKRVLDTWWMTETGGHMIVNYPSMDVKLGSMGKPLPGIEASIVDDQGNELPPNRMGNLAIKKGWPSMMVSIWKNPEKYDSYFIGDWYVSGDSAYKDEDGYYWFQGRVDDVIMTAGERVGPFEVESKLVEHESVAEAGVIGKPDPVRGEIIKAFVALRPEYEASDELKEEIRVFVKEGLAAHAAPREIEFKEKLPKTRSGKIMRRVLKAWELDLPEGDLSTMED from the coding sequence ATGAAAGTAGAAGTATACAAAGGGGAAAATGGAAATTTTAACCTTAAAGACTATGAAAAAGAGTACGCTAATTTTGACTGGAAAGAAATAGAAAAAGCATTTTCATGGTCAGAAACTGGTAAGATCAATATGGCACACGAGTGTATTGATCGCCATGTGGATGAAGGTAATGGTGAAAAAGTTGCGTTACATTATAAAGATGATAAACGTAAAGAAAGTTATACTTTTGAAGAAATGAAATCAAATTCTAATAAAGCGGCAAATGTATTAAAAGATAAAGCAAATATTGAAAAAGGTGATCGTGTTTTTGTATTTATGCCTAGAACGCCAGAACTTTATTTTGCTTTATTCGGTATATTAAAAATAGGTGCAATTGTAGGACCATTATTTGAAGCATTTATGGAAAAAGCTGTTGCAGATCGACTAGAAAATAGTGAAGCAAAAGTGATTGTGACAACGAATGCATTATTGCCACGTATTCCTAAAGATAAATTACCACATTTAGAAACGATTGTAGTTGTAGATGAGGAAGTAGAAAGTGAATATGTTGATTTTAATAGTGAATTAAAAAATGCTAGTGATCAATTTGAAACAGAATGGCTAAACTTAGATGACGGTTTGATATTGCATTATACTTCAGGTTCAACAGGCCAACCTAAAGGCGTGCTACATGCTCAAAAAGCTATGCTCGTTCATTACATTTCTGGTAAATATGTACTAGATTTTAAAGAAGACGATGTATATTGGTGTACTGCTGACCCTGGATGGGTAACAGGTACTTCATATGGTATTTTCAGTCCTTGGTTAAATGGTGTGACAAATTGTATTGTTGGTGGTAGATTCTCACCTGAAGCTTGGTACGGTATGATTGAAGAGTATAAAGTTACAATATGGTACACAGCGCCAACGGCATTAAGAATGTTGATGAGTGCAGGCGATGATGTTATAGACAAATACGACTTATCATCACTAAAAAGTATCTTATCCGTAGGTGAACCACTTAATCCTGAAGTCATTAAATGGTCCAAAGATGTCTTTGGCAAACGTGTCTTAGATACGTGGTGGATGACTGAAACAGGGGGCCATATGATTGTTAACTATCCATCCATGGATGTTAAATTAGGCTCTATGGGTAAACCTTTACCAGGCATAGAAGCATCTATTGTTGATGATCAAGGTAACGAGTTGCCACCGAATCGAATGGGTAACCTCGCAATTAAAAAAGGATGGCCATCTATGATGGTTTCCATTTGGAAAAATCCTGAAAAATATGACTCATACTTCATTGGTGATTGGTATGTTTCTGGAGACTCTGCTTATAAAGATGAAGATGGTTATTATTGGTTCCAAGGTCGTGTAGATGACGTTATTATGACTGCAGGCGAACGTGTCGGTCCATTTGAAGTCGAATCAAAATTAGTGGAACATGAATCGGTTGCAGAAGCAGGTGTGATTGGTAAACCAGACCCAGTAAGAGGAGAAATTATTAAAGCGTTCGTTGCTTTACGACCTGAGTATGAAGCATCAGATGAACTGAAAGAAGAAATTCGTGTATTTGTCAAAGAAGGTTTAGCCGCACACGCTGCACCACGCGAAATAGAATTTAAAGAAAAACTTCCTAAAACACGTTCTGGTAAGATTATGCGTCGTGTCCTTAAAGCTTGGGAACTTGATTTACCTGAAGGCGATTTAAGTACAATGGAAGACTAA
- the tyrS gene encoding tyrosine--tRNA ligase → MTNALLEDLKWRGLIYQQTDESGIENVLNKEQVTLYCGADPTADSLHIGHLLPFLTLRRFQEHGHRPLVLIGGGTGMIGDPSGKSEERVLQTEEQVELNVQGISEQMHKIFEFGTDKGAKLVNNKDWLSQISLIDFLRDYGKHVGVNYMLGKDSIQSRLEYGISFTEFTYTILQAIDFGHLNKTYNCKVQVGGSDQWGNITSGIELMRRMYGQTEAYGLTIPLVVKSDGKKFGKSEGGAVWLDATKTSPYEFYQFWINTTDDDVIKFLKYFTFLEKEEIEALEKSLNEAPHLREAQKALAENVTRFIHGQAALDDAIRISKALFAGDLQSLSASELKAGFKDVPQVELSKETTNIVEAIVETGISSSKRQAREDVNNGAIYINGIRQQDVNYELNDDDIIENEFTIIRRGKKKYFMVNYK, encoded by the coding sequence ATGACAAATGCATTATTAGAAGATTTAAAATGGAGAGGCTTAATTTATCAACAAACAGACGAATCTGGTATAGAAAATGTATTAAATAAAGAACAAGTTACATTATACTGTGGTGCCGATCCAACTGCAGATAGTTTACACATCGGTCATTTATTACCATTTTTAACTTTACGTAGATTCCAAGAACATGGGCATCGTCCACTTGTATTAATAGGTGGGGGAACAGGAATGATTGGTGATCCATCAGGTAAATCTGAAGAACGTGTCTTACAAACAGAAGAACAAGTTGAATTAAACGTACAGGGTATCAGTGAACAAATGCATAAAATTTTTGAATTTGGTACTGATAAAGGTGCTAAACTTGTTAATAATAAAGATTGGTTAAGCCAAATTTCATTGATTGATTTCTTAAGAGATTACGGTAAACATGTCGGTGTAAATTACATGTTGGGTAAAGACTCAATTCAAAGTCGCTTAGAATACGGCATTTCGTTCACTGAGTTCACATATACAATACTCCAAGCAATTGATTTTGGTCATTTAAACAAAACTTACAATTGTAAAGTACAAGTTGGTGGTTCTGATCAATGGGGCAATATCACAAGTGGAATTGAATTAATGCGTCGTATGTACGGTCAAACAGAAGCATACGGACTGACGATTCCTTTAGTCGTTAAATCAGATGGTAAAAAATTCGGTAAATCAGAAGGTGGCGCAGTTTGGTTAGACGCTACAAAAACGAGTCCATACGAATTTTACCAATTTTGGATTAACACTACAGACGATGATGTAATCAAATTCTTGAAATATTTTACATTCTTAGAAAAAGAAGAAATTGAAGCATTAGAAAAATCCTTAAATGAAGCACCGCATTTACGCGAAGCACAAAAAGCTTTAGCAGAAAATGTCACACGTTTCATCCATGGTCAAGCTGCATTAGATGATGCAATTCGTATCTCAAAAGCATTATTTGCAGGTGACTTACAATCATTGTCAGCTTCAGAATTAAAAGCAGGATTCAAGGATGTGCCACAAGTTGAATTGAGTAAAGAAACTACAAATATTGTTGAAGCGATTGTTGAAACTGGTATTTCATCATCTAAGCGTCAAGCACGTGAAGATGTGAATAATGGTGCAATTTATATCAATGGTATAAGACAACAAGATGTGAATTATGAATTAAACGATGACGATATAATCGAGAATGAATTTACTATTATTCGTCGTGGTAAGAAAAAATATTTCATGGTTAATTATAAATAA
- a CDS encoding formate--tetrahydrofolate ligase: MAHLSDLDIANQSTLKPIGDIAKQAGIPADALEPYGHYKAKIDINQVQQKNGKGKVVLVTAMSPTPAGEGKSTVTVGLADAFNELKKSVMVALREPALGPVFGIKGGATGGGYAQVLPMEDINLHFNGDFHAITTANNALSAFIDNHMHQGNELEIDQRRIEWKRVLDMNDRALRNVNVGLGGPTQGVPREDGFNITVASEIMAILCLSNDLNDLKAKISRITIGYTRSRKPVTVADLKVEGALAMILKDAIKPNLVQTIEGTPALVHGGPFANIAHGCNSILATETARDLADVVVTEAGFGSDLGAEKFIDIKVREAGFEPSAVVVVATVRALKMHGGVAKDNLKEENVEAVKKGIVNLERHVKNVKKYGLEPVVALNAFVHDTEEETQYVQQWAKENGVRLALTEVWEKGGKGGVDLANEVLEVLDEPQDFKHLYELDLPLEEKIETIVKEIYGGSKVTFSSKAQKQLKQFKENGWDNYPVCMAKTQYSFSDDATQLGAPEGFEITIRELEAKTGAGFIVALTGAIMTMPGLPKKPAALNMDVTDDGHAIGLF, from the coding sequence TTGGCACACTTATCTGATTTAGATATTGCAAATCAATCAACATTAAAACCGATTGGAGATATTGCTAAACAGGCGGGTATCCCTGCAGATGCATTAGAACCATACGGGCACTATAAAGCTAAAATTGATATTAATCAAGTTCAACAAAAAAATGGTAAGGGTAAAGTAGTATTAGTTACTGCGATGAGTCCAACGCCAGCAGGTGAAGGTAAATCAACAGTTACAGTTGGATTAGCAGACGCATTCAACGAACTTAAGAAAAGCGTCATGGTAGCGTTACGTGAACCGGCTTTAGGTCCTGTTTTCGGAATAAAAGGTGGTGCAACTGGTGGTGGCTATGCACAAGTATTACCAATGGAAGATATAAATCTACACTTCAATGGCGACTTCCACGCAATCACTACTGCAAATAATGCACTGTCAGCATTTATTGATAACCACATGCATCAAGGTAATGAATTAGAAATCGATCAAAGACGTATTGAATGGAAACGTGTTTTAGACATGAATGACCGTGCATTACGTAACGTAAATGTAGGTTTAGGTGGACCAACGCAAGGGGTCCCAAGAGAAGATGGTTTTAATATTACTGTTGCTTCTGAAATAATGGCAATTCTTTGTTTATCTAATGACCTTAATGATTTAAAAGCAAAAATCAGTAGAATTACTATAGGTTATACTAGATCACGTAAACCTGTTACTGTAGCTGACTTAAAAGTAGAAGGCGCATTAGCGATGATTCTTAAAGATGCAATTAAACCAAACCTAGTACAAACAATTGAAGGCACACCAGCTCTTGTACATGGTGGGCCATTTGCAAATATTGCACATGGTTGTAATTCAATTTTAGCGACAGAAACTGCGAGAGATTTAGCAGATGTCGTTGTAACTGAAGCAGGCTTTGGCTCAGATTTAGGCGCTGAAAAATTCATCGATATTAAAGTACGTGAAGCAGGATTTGAACCTTCAGCAGTTGTAGTAGTTGCGACAGTTCGTGCGCTTAAAATGCATGGTGGTGTAGCTAAAGACAACTTAAAAGAAGAAAATGTTGAAGCGGTTAAAAAAGGTATCGTGAACTTAGAACGCCACGTTAAAAATGTTAAAAAATATGGTTTAGAACCTGTAGTTGCATTGAATGCGTTCGTACATGATACTGAAGAAGAAACACAATATGTACAACAATGGGCAAAAGAGAATGGTGTGAGACTTGCTTTAACTGAAGTATGGGAAAAAGGTGGCAAAGGTGGTGTCGATCTAGCGAATGAAGTGCTAGAAGTACTTGATGAACCACAAGATTTCAAACATTTATATGAATTAGATTTACCACTTGAAGAAAAAATCGAAACAATTGTTAAAGAAATTTATGGTGGATCAAAAGTCACATTTAGTAGTAAAGCACAGAAACAGCTTAAACAGTTTAAAGAAAATGGCTGGGATAACTATCCAGTATGTATGGCTAAAACACAGTATTCATTCTCAGATGATGCAACACAATTAGGCGCACCTGAAGGTTTTGAAATCACTATTCGTGAATTAGAAGCTAAAACAGGCGCAGGATTTATAGTTGCATTGACTGGAGCAATCATGACTATGCCTGGTCTCCCTAAAAAACCAGCAGCATTAAACATGGATGTTACTGATGATGGACATGCAATTGGACTATTCTAA